One stretch of Akkermansia sp. RCC_12PD DNA includes these proteins:
- a CDS encoding DNA topoisomerase, which translates to MSKTLIIAEKPSVATDLARVLGKELGKFTRDKSGSFYQNDKAIITSAVGHLLEQKKPMTEGGKSLPWKFDYLPVIPKSFELEPIKQSEDRLKKVLQLAKSKDVTEIVNACDAGREGELIFHNLVRYGKWTKPARRLWMQSMTDEAILNAWHSMRSEADMQPLTNAAVCRSESDWLIGLNSTRALTILQSRGGFSVTPAGRVQTPTLAILTQRELEIQAFEPEPYSEVWADFGVQSGVYSGRWIDRDWKKNDNPHSRAERIWDSALATVIRDRCRGKSGTVTEEKKPVTTIAPLLYDLTSLQREAANRYGFSAKRTLQLAQECYEKHKVLTYPRTDSRYLPEDYLGKVYGIVGAVAEENAEFAPFARDILDNKRVKPNRRVFDTKKVSDHFAIIPTGKIEKLSGDVQKLFEMVMARFLAVFFPPAVFEDTRRTTLIDHRDGVTDAFLTTGRVLVEPGWQAVYGRKTGSSSKEELVPVQDGEQAAVREIEIRNAMTKPPARYNEATLLAAMEGAGKLVHDEELAAAMSERGLGTPATRASIIEGLISQEYIARDGRDLLATRRGIELIALLERIGLKTLTSPSLTGEWEYKLKQMEQASLGRESFMDGIKKLTGEIVKRVHDFQEAQQQVELPEIDLDCPCCHVHGLKNTLDAVSCRSCKFSIRKVISGREMADEELKTLIVDGKTGILQGFTSRFGKPFEAGLELNDKCRAALYFPAREEDESTVNEEAVKAASVTVPGMGEHDVMETAKAWKLPTLTVGKEHTPVSVARTILGREIPLDQVLKILSEGKSDLMKGFISQRTKRPFDAYLVFNAKLGKIGFEFPPREKKFPARKTGASGKNAKEGKAKESKPKSK; encoded by the coding sequence ATGTCCAAAACCTTAATTATAGCAGAAAAGCCGAGCGTAGCCACTGATTTGGCGAGAGTTCTCGGCAAAGAGCTTGGAAAATTCACCCGTGACAAGTCCGGTTCCTTTTACCAGAACGACAAAGCCATCATCACCTCCGCCGTAGGCCATCTTCTGGAGCAGAAGAAGCCCATGACGGAGGGCGGCAAGTCGCTTCCCTGGAAGTTCGATTATCTGCCCGTCATTCCCAAGTCCTTTGAACTGGAGCCCATCAAGCAGTCCGAAGACCGTTTGAAAAAGGTTCTTCAGCTTGCCAAGAGCAAGGATGTGACGGAAATCGTCAACGCATGCGATGCCGGCCGCGAAGGGGAATTGATTTTTCACAACCTGGTGCGGTACGGAAAGTGGACAAAGCCCGCGCGCCGCCTCTGGATGCAGTCCATGACGGACGAGGCCATTTTGAACGCCTGGCACAGCATGCGCAGCGAGGCAGACATGCAGCCGCTGACCAACGCCGCCGTCTGCCGTTCCGAGTCCGACTGGCTGATAGGCCTGAACAGCACCCGCGCCCTGACCATTCTTCAATCCCGCGGAGGGTTCAGCGTAACGCCCGCCGGACGCGTCCAAACGCCGACGCTCGCCATCCTGACGCAGCGCGAACTGGAGATCCAGGCGTTTGAACCGGAACCCTATTCCGAGGTGTGGGCGGATTTCGGCGTTCAATCCGGAGTTTATTCCGGCCGCTGGATTGACCGTGACTGGAAGAAGAACGACAATCCCCATTCCCGTGCGGAGCGCATCTGGGATTCGGCGCTGGCCACCGTCATCCGCGACCGCTGCCGGGGCAAGTCCGGTACGGTAACGGAAGAAAAAAAGCCCGTCACGACGATTGCCCCTCTGCTGTACGATTTGACTTCCCTCCAGAGGGAGGCCGCCAACCGTTACGGCTTTTCCGCCAAAAGGACGCTCCAGCTGGCCCAGGAGTGCTATGAAAAGCACAAAGTGCTGACTTATCCCCGTACGGATTCCCGCTACCTGCCGGAAGATTATCTGGGCAAGGTGTACGGCATTGTCGGCGCCGTGGCTGAGGAGAATGCGGAGTTCGCCCCCTTTGCCAGAGACATTCTGGATAACAAGCGGGTGAAGCCCAACAGACGCGTGTTCGACACCAAGAAGGTAAGCGACCACTTCGCCATTATTCCGACGGGCAAGATCGAAAAACTGAGCGGCGACGTGCAGAAGCTTTTTGAAATGGTCATGGCGCGTTTCCTGGCCGTTTTCTTCCCTCCCGCTGTTTTTGAAGATACCAGACGAACCACTCTTATCGACCATCGGGACGGCGTCACGGACGCCTTCCTGACCACGGGGCGCGTGCTCGTGGAACCCGGCTGGCAGGCCGTGTACGGCCGCAAGACCGGCAGCTCCTCCAAGGAGGAACTGGTGCCGGTGCAGGACGGCGAACAGGCTGCCGTGCGCGAAATCGAGATACGCAACGCCATGACCAAGCCCCCGGCCCGCTATAATGAAGCCACCTTGCTGGCCGCCATGGAAGGTGCCGGAAAACTGGTGCATGACGAAGAATTGGCTGCCGCCATGAGCGAACGCGGCCTGGGTACGCCCGCCACCCGCGCCTCTATCATTGAAGGTCTGATTTCCCAGGAATACATTGCCCGCGACGGCAGGGACCTGCTGGCAACGCGGCGCGGCATTGAATTGATCGCCCTGCTGGAACGCATCGGTCTGAAAACTCTGACATCCCCCAGCCTGACCGGAGAATGGGAATACAAGCTCAAGCAGATGGAGCAGGCGTCCCTGGGCCGGGAATCCTTCATGGACGGCATCAAGAAGCTAACCGGGGAGATTGTGAAGCGCGTCCATGACTTCCAGGAAGCCCAGCAGCAGGTGGAACTGCCGGAAATCGACCTGGATTGCCCGTGTTGCCATGTCCACGGTCTGAAGAATACGCTGGATGCAGTTTCCTGCCGTTCCTGCAAGTTCAGCATCCGCAAGGTGATTTCCGGCCGCGAAATGGCGGATGAAGAGTTGAAGACCCTGATTGTGGACGGCAAGACGGGGATTCTGCAAGGATTTACATCCCGCTTCGGCAAGCCCTTTGAGGCAGGTTTGGAACTTAACGACAAGTGCCGCGCCGCCTTGTACTTCCCCGCCAGGGAGGAGGACGAGTCGACGGTTAATGAAGAAGCCGTGAAGGCCGCCAGCGTCACCGTTCCCGGTATGGGAGAGCACGACGTGATGGAAACCGCCAAGGCATGGAAACTGCCTACCCTGACAGTAGGGAAGGAACATACTCCCGTTTCCGTGGCCCGCACCATCCTGGGCCGTGAAATTCCCCTGGACCAGGTGTTGAAGATCCTTTCGGAGGGCAAATCGGATTTGATGAAGGGATTCATTTCCCAGCGCACCAAGCGTCCGTTTGACGCCTATCTTGTGTTCAATGCCAAGTTGGGCAAGATCGGCTTTGAATTCCCGCCCCGGGAAAAGAAGTTCCCTGCCAGGAAAACGGGAGCCTCCGGGAAGAATGCCAAAGAGGGAAAGGCGAAGGAAAGCAAACCGAAGTCGAAATAG
- a CDS encoding aldo/keto reductase — MSTITSPGDTHRLNNGLPMPGIGYGTYLSPDDEAGVRCILDALEAGYRLIDTASLYGNEDTVGRAVRESALPREEIFITSKIWNTDQGYDSTLRAFDASMQLLQMDYLDLYLIHWPVPAGHADDYRQLNRETWKAMEQLYRDGRIKAIGVSNFLPHHLEALMDRAEVMPMVNQLEINPRYHQTATAAFCRENGILVESWGPLARGGALEEPILRRIADKHGKSVAQICIRWVLQRGIVPLPKSAHKNRIRANLDVFDFSLDGEDMALIETLDAPGNYSIHPDYFPEE; from the coding sequence ATGAGCACCATCACTTCTCCCGGAGATACGCACCGTCTGAACAACGGGCTGCCGATGCCCGGCATCGGTTACGGAACGTACCTGTCCCCTGACGACGAGGCCGGGGTCCGCTGCATCCTGGACGCGCTGGAAGCGGGCTACCGCCTGATAGACACGGCCAGCCTGTACGGCAATGAAGACACGGTGGGCCGCGCCGTGCGTGAAAGCGCCCTGCCGCGGGAAGAAATATTCATCACCAGCAAAATCTGGAACACGGACCAGGGATACGACAGCACCCTGAGGGCATTTGACGCCTCCATGCAGCTTCTTCAAATGGACTACCTGGACTTGTACCTGATCCACTGGCCCGTGCCCGCCGGGCATGCGGACGACTACCGGCAGCTCAACCGGGAAACCTGGAAAGCCATGGAACAACTCTACCGGGACGGACGGATCAAGGCCATCGGCGTAAGCAACTTCCTCCCCCACCATCTGGAGGCCCTGATGGACCGGGCCGAGGTTATGCCCATGGTCAACCAGCTTGAAATCAATCCCCGGTACCACCAGACAGCCACGGCCGCCTTCTGCCGGGAAAACGGCATCCTCGTGGAATCATGGGGGCCTCTGGCCAGGGGAGGCGCGCTGGAGGAACCGATTCTGCGCCGCATCGCGGACAAGCACGGCAAATCCGTCGCCCAGATTTGCATCCGCTGGGTGCTGCAACGCGGCATCGTGCCTCTGCCCAAATCCGCGCACAAGAACAGAATCCGTGCCAATCTGGACGTTTTTGACTTTTCTCTGGACGGAGAGGACATGGCCCTCATTGAAACGCTGGACGCTCCCGGCAACTATTCCATCCATCCGGATTATTTTCCCGAGGAATAA
- a CDS encoding N-acetylmuramoyl-L-alanine amidase — MEYRSFWTGLLAVFAALTFAGCSQNDKMRPPAISFKPQNAPVVPRSMNQMSREVGIRVSYMPKSTYARKRASSMTPRFITIHSTANPKGDANAHSRYLNSGKSRSLNWHFTVDQFGAYQHIPTTETGHHADHSGPGDKYSVAIEMCECTTHNPAIIYNKTAKLTALLMQRYGVPLRNVVPHNYWSGKNCPAPLMTNGRPGYKWSWFISRVDYYYRCLQAGK; from the coding sequence ATGGAATACAGATCTTTTTGGACGGGCCTTCTTGCCGTGTTTGCGGCCCTGACATTCGCCGGCTGTTCCCAGAACGACAAAATGAGGCCGCCTGCCATCTCCTTCAAACCGCAAAACGCCCCGGTCGTGCCGCGCTCCATGAACCAGATGAGCCGGGAAGTAGGTATCCGCGTATCTTACATGCCCAAAAGCACTTATGCCCGGAAGCGGGCTTCCTCCATGACCCCCCGCTTCATCACCATCCACAGCACGGCCAACCCCAAGGGGGACGCCAACGCCCATTCCCGCTATCTGAACAGCGGCAAATCCCGCAGTTTGAACTGGCACTTCACGGTCGACCAGTTCGGAGCCTACCAGCACATTCCCACGACGGAAACAGGCCATCACGCGGACCATTCCGGTCCGGGAGACAAATACTCCGTAGCCATTGAAATGTGCGAATGCACCACCCATAACCCCGCCATCATCTACAACAAGACGGCCAAGCTGACCGCCCTGCTCATGCAACGGTACGGAGTTCCCCTGCGCAACGTAGTCCCCCATAACTACTGGTCCGGAAAAAACTGCCCCGCCCCTCTGATGACCAACGGGCGTCCCGGTTATAAATGGAGCTGGTTCATCTCCCGCGTGGACTACTATTACCGCTGCCTCCAGGCCGGGAAGTAG